From a single Miscanthus floridulus cultivar M001 chromosome 8, ASM1932011v1, whole genome shotgun sequence genomic region:
- the LOC136470163 gene encoding E3 ubiquitin-protein ligase EL5-like — translation MRASSRLPSARSTSDPHGTPTLAVCANNATGASGLRVPPTDMTQGSDQAGAGAGAGTPPAPTSAGAAGVMTLASILTVAGILLLFVFFAFGIIALQYCINAWDRESQQSEQSRRWRRRGPRPAAGGSSGGGVRTSRGVDPELLRSLPVTVYRHGSDKGRHQQDAVECAVCLAELQDGEAARFLPRCGHGFHAECVDMWLASHTTCPLCRLTVSKPDDVSVSPHPVSSLALPPVPPEPANYATANLPASVLLGVSEHGAVTAGSGTGSTAAMAIEIPELAVPTPALTPRDPAKSPGSARLRSIRRLWSFGRQGAGATSSCYCAGAGASEGVDLEQGIS, via the coding sequence ATGCGCGCGAGCTCTCGACTCCCGAGTGCTCGTTCCACCTCCGATCCACACGGCACACCAACGCTTGCCGTTTGCGCCAACAACGCAACTGGGGCTTCGGGGCTTCGCGTTCCACCGACAGATATGACGCAAGGCTCCGACCAagcaggcgccggcgccggcgccggcacgcCCCCGGCGCCCACGTCAGCAGGTGCGGCGGGCGTCATGACGCTCGCCAGCATCCTCACCGTGGCGGGCATCCTCCTGCTCTTCGTCTTCTTCGCCTTCGGCATCATCGCCCTCCAGTACTGCATCAACGCCTGGGACAGGGAAAGCCAACAGAGCGAGCAAAGCCGCCGGTGGCGGCGCCGTGGTCCGCGGCCGGCGGCCGGTGGCAGCAGCGGTGGTGGGGTGCGGACCAGCAGGGGCGTCGACCCGGAGCTGCTGCGCTCGCTGCCTGTCACGGTGTACCGCCACGGTTCGGACAAGGGGCGGCACCAGCAGGACGCGGTGGAGTGCGCCGTGTGCCTCGCCGAGCTCCAGGACGGCGAGGCGGCCCGGTTCCTGCCCCGCTGCGGGCACGGCTTCCACGCCGAGTGCGTCGACATGTGGCTCGCCTCCCACACCACCTGCCCGCTCTGCCGGCTCACCGTCTCCAAGCCCGACGACGTATCTGTATCTCCTCATCCGGTGTCTTCCTTGGCTCTTCCACCCGTACCGCCGGAGCCCGCCAACTACGCCACCGCCAACCTGCCCGCCAGCGTGCTTCTCGGCGTGTCTGAGCATGGCGCGGTCACCGCTGGCTCTGGCACTGGCTCCACGGCCGCCATGGCTATCGAGATCCCAGAGTTGGCCGTGCCGACGCCGGCGCTCACCCCGCGCGACCCTGCCAAGTCACCGGGATCGGCGAGGCTGAGATCGATCAGGAGGCTCTGGAGCTTCGGAAGGCAAGGTGCGGGGGCGACTTCTTCCTGCTACTGTGCCGGTGCTGGTGCCAGCGAAGGAGTCGACTTGGAGCAGGGCATCAGCTAG